The following proteins are encoded in a genomic region of Clostridium kluyveri:
- a CDS encoding M20 metallopeptidase family protein, whose product MNTLDEARKLKSWMVKLRRDFHMYPEPSFEEVRTSKVIAEELKNMEIDVAAVGKTGVIGLLKGKNQGKVIALRADIDGLSVIEKTGLSYSSKNPGYMHACGHDTHITKLLGAAKILSHFKNELCGSVKFIFQPAEELGAGAAYMIEHGVLENPKVDMIVGMHTFGLIEIGKVVVQEGFLMASIDTWHLTIEGKSCHGSSPWQGIDAMPCALSVMKGFETIVTRFNDARNPVVINIGTVNAGERFNVVPGKVEITGSNRTFSEYSREMIPKWMKKMIDNVCDTYGCKAQFGYEMGCGPTVNEIVSTEFVKKSVVGVIGEENIIQIPPIMGSEDFASYLKKVPGTFLILGGGNKEKGYMYSQHSNYFTIDEDCLSVGASVYAQIACDFLKN is encoded by the coding sequence ATGAATACTTTGGATGAAGCTAGGAAACTGAAGTCATGGATGGTGAAACTTAGAAGAGATTTTCATATGTATCCTGAGCCATCTTTTGAAGAAGTAAGAACGTCAAAAGTAATAGCTGAAGAACTTAAAAACATGGAGATAGATGTTGCTGCTGTAGGTAAAACAGGTGTTATTGGATTGCTAAAAGGAAAAAATCAGGGAAAAGTCATTGCACTTCGTGCAGATATCGATGGCCTGTCAGTTATAGAGAAAACAGGCCTTTCCTACAGCTCAAAAAATCCGGGATATATGCATGCTTGTGGACATGATACTCATATTACGAAACTTTTGGGGGCTGCAAAGATATTGTCCCATTTTAAAAATGAATTGTGCGGCAGTGTAAAATTCATCTTTCAACCGGCAGAGGAACTTGGAGCCGGTGCAGCATATATGATAGAACATGGAGTCCTTGAGAATCCTAAAGTTGATATGATCGTAGGAATGCACACTTTTGGATTAATCGAAATAGGGAAAGTAGTAGTTCAGGAAGGATTTCTTATGGCTTCCATAGATACCTGGCACCTTACTATAGAAGGAAAATCCTGCCACGGGTCTTCACCATGGCAGGGGATAGATGCAATGCCATGTGCATTATCAGTAATGAAGGGATTTGAGACTATTGTGACTAGATTCAATGATGCGAGAAATCCCGTAGTTATTAATATAGGTACTGTAAATGCAGGTGAAAGGTTTAATGTGGTTCCTGGAAAAGTTGAAATAACCGGGTCAAATAGGACATTTTCAGAATATTCTAGAGAAATGATACCTAAATGGATGAAGAAAATGATAGATAATGTATGTGATACATATGGCTGCAAAGCTCAGTTTGGATATGAAATGGGGTGTGGTCCTACTGTTAATGAAATTGTATCAACTGAATTTGTAAAGAAATCAGTAGTTGGAGTCATAGGGGAAGAAAATATAATTCAGATACCACCGATTATGGGTTCCGAAGACTTTGCGTCTTATTTAAAAAAAGTACCAGGTACTTTTTTAATACTTGGCGGTGGAAACAAGGAAAAGGGGTATATGTATTCCCAACATTCCAATTATTTCACAATTGATGAAGAT